The nucleotide sequence GCGGGGCTGGTTGATGGGAAGTTGTTCAAAGTTGGGGCCACCGTGACGGTTAAGCTGGGTGTCAAGGTAGGAAAACAGGCGGCCTTGGAGGAGGGGGTCGTCGGTGAAGTCAATACCGCGGACGATGTGGCCTGGTTGGAACTGGGCTTATATCAGTACTGCATTTCGATTGTGGTAAGGGCAAGGAGGGCTTACCATGGCCTGCTCAGTCTCGGCAAAGAAGTTGCGCGGGTTGCGGTTGAGCTGCATCTTACCCAGAGGCGTGACGGGAACGAGCTCCTCAGGAACGATCTTGGTAGGATCCAGCAGATCAAAGCCAAACCGCAACtgatcatcctcatccatgatCTGCGCACCCAACTCCCACTCAGGATAGTAACCGTTCTCGATCGACTCGAACAGATCCTGGCGCATGAAATCCGCGTTCTTGCCTGAGACCTGCTGTGCCTCTTCCCAGACCATACTGGCGCGACCCTGCAGCGACTTCCAGTGGAACTTGACAAGCTTGGTGTCGCCGTTGTCAGTGACGAGACGGAAGGTGTGCACACCGAAGCCGTCAATGTGGCGGAAAGAACGGGGGATACCGTGGCCAGCCATGGCCCAGAAGAGTGTATGCAGGGCGCTGGGCTGCTGTGAGAAGAAGTCCCAGGCAGAGTCATGGGCAGTGGCGGCTTGGGGGATTTCATTATCACCGCGGGGCTTGATGGCGTGGATCAGGTCGGGGAAGAGGATGGCGTCTTGGATAAAGAAGACGGGGATGTTGTTTCCAACCAGGTCTACATGCGTGGAGGGTCAGCATTGATATAGAAGGAAATGGAAGAGGGATGCACCGAAGTTGCCCTCGTCAGTGTAGAAACGAGTCGCAAAACCATGGACATCACGGGCAAGATCTGTACTACCCCGGCTACCAGCGACAGTCGAGAAACGCACGAACATGGGGGTTTGCTTGCCCTCGGCGCCCAGGAACGAGGCGGCGGTGATGTTGCCCCAGTCGGCGTACGAGGTGAAGGTACCATGGGTACCAGCACCACGAGCATGGACAGCACGTTCAGGGACCTACTCTTGTTAAAACCTGAACACATTTTGATGGAAAGTGGCATGGACTCACCCGCTCATGATCAAACCGCTGGATCTTCTGACGGAAGATAAAGTCCTCCAGCAGGGTCGGACCGCGCTCGCCAACACTCAGACTGTTCTGATCTTCAATAGGTCCGCCGACATCAGTCGTCATATAGGTGTTGTTGTCGTTGAGGTAGAACTGCGACAAGAACTCCTCAGTGGCAGCAGCGGCATCATTGCTGGAGGTATCGCGGGCGTTGAGCTCGCCGGTCATGTAAGGACAGGCAGCATTGGCTAGGCCAATAGCGCCGTTAACAATGGCGAGACTAAGGGCGCGCATTTCGCCGAGTGTCCTTTAATTATGTGTTGAGCTGTGGAACGGtggaatagagaaacaaaagaaagaacgaAGTATAAATACTTCTTCCCAAGAGAGCCAAGAGATCCTCTTTCCTggattcttctttcctttcctgggttcttctttcctttcctgggttcttctttcctttcctggattcttctttcctttcctatATTCTTCTGCGCGAAGAAGTGAGATACCGCGGACGATTTATACAGGTCGATCGACCAGGGGGAGAGGAGAATATTGTATGCAGCCATGCCgtggagagagggagagaaaacaaaaagcaaAGACCAGGCACAGGAAACAAACCAGACCGGGCCAATGTGGAATGCATTACGGGACCATGCAATACGGATTATCGAGAAATAACAGTCGGCCCGAGCTTGTTTGATTGCATTGATTATTCGAGCAGAAGGGCCTAGAAAACGAACATTGTTTTTACTGAACGAACACCACACTTTACGCTGGCATAGTCCGAGTAGTCACCACCGGTCCAGGTGGAGACAATACGATCATCTTTTTTTCTTGGTTGGATCAGGCCGGACCTGAACTAACTACTGGTCAGTTAAGTGGGCAGGGCTCTAATTTGTTTGCATGGCAGGACCAGACCAGGATGGAGGAGGGTAGTAAACGAGCCAGGCACAATGCACTATCAATACAGGACAATCTCTTGTCAGATATCGAAGTGCGGTTTGTCCATTGAGCACAAACCCGGCTCCCACGTTCTTGTCCTTCGTCGCATCGAAATGCTACTTTACTCAGATGGTATGATACTTGTATCATATTGTTTTATCTGTATCGCATTTCAATGTGTATTACCGACTATGAAGGTTTTGGTAACAGACTGATTCAACGTTTCCATATCCTTCCATGATTTTTTTGTGACCACTTTCATCTGACTATGTTTACAATGAGGGTTGAAACCTCGTTCCTCCCTTCACAAGCCAGATTGTTTTTCAAGGCCCGATTCTGAAAGCTTAATCAGAATGATATCCAATAAGTGTGCGACCTGTAGTTAGAACATCCAAGAGTAACCAATAAAACAAGCCCAATTGCTGAGAATAGATTTGGCGCCTTGGTGTTCTAGGACGAGTCGTTGGGTGGCATGGACCCAAAATAGAGTTGAGTAGGCCCTGAGCATCCTCGCAAAAGCGGCGGCATCCGGAAGGGGAAAGTCACGGTCAAGTTCGTATAGTAGCATATATATTGAAGACATTGCCGACTTTGCATGCGTTCTCTTGAGCACTACGGAGATGAAATTTGACAGTGGCTGGCAGCGCTTCCAGatccttttcttctgccAGCTGACAGCTATCACTGAAAGCTGTCCACGAAGACGTCCCTTGGAAAAAGGCTGCGTAGCTTATTCTTGTAGCTCCTTGGGAGCCGGTCGGCTGACGGAATTGGGTAGGAATAAGTTTAAGATTCGAGAAATCATCTTTGATCCGACTCTGGTTCTCAGTCCTCATGTATGCTTGCTGATTTTATATCGAAGGCTTCAAGAAGATTTCTACAACTGGGCCAGTACTGGATTGCCTGGGACCTTGCAGCCTTGGGGACGGCTGATCGAATTCAACCTGGGTGGGGACCTGATCCGATGGGtgcagtccttcttgaccgacagatgggttCAGCTgcagattgacaacacatAGTGCCCAGCACACTTAATTAACTCAGAGGTGCCGCAGGGCTCACTAGTATCACCCATTCTATTCATCATCTACTTCAGTGATGTGTTTGATGTGATTGAGAAGAGAGTGACAGGCGTCCGGTCTCTCTCATTCGCAGACGATATAGGCCTACTCGTTCCAGCATATTCTGTTAAGGAGGTTTGCGATAAACTGCAAGAGGcagccaaggtggccattgaatgGGGTCATGacaatgtggtccagtttgatgcggGAAAAACTGAAGCAGTCCTGCTTACCCGCAAGCGCGGCTGGGagctgaaagatcagattcgaCGAGCACGAGTGGAAGTAGATGGCCACTGCGTGCCCTTTAACGCAGAGGCAACCCAATGGCTCGGCGTCTGGCTGGACTCTGGGCTAAATCTCAAGGCCCAttatcagacctgtatgcgcaaggcacgggccGCAGAAAACCGggtacaacgcctatgccagagtcgcGGACTCGCCCCAGGACTGGCCCGCCAGGTTCAAGTCGCGTTACAATCAGTACCCCTAtacggagcagagctctggtggcaggatTTAGCGGGCTTGGTAAGGTGCTTCCGGGGCTCTTCGAGCGCTAGCGCGGGGCGCTCTGACCTACGACCTCCCAAGAGGCTATTTAGGCCTATTAGCCTACCACTTCTGAATAGATACACACATCCATTCTTAGAGTAGAGAGCGATAATGTGACCATGCTATTCCCCTCGTGCTGGACCAAGTCCATGCAACCTGGCGTACTGGCGCATTAGTAGCCACACTGCTTACCCTTGATGTTAGCAGTGCATTTGACAACGCAGCATATGAACGCCACAAACTCTGGAAACGAAGGGTCCAGTCAAAGCTGTTAACCCTGCACCAGCGCATAACAGATATTTTACTAATGGAAGGCGCAATGGGCCAGTTTGCCACAGATACAggcataccccaaggctcacctctctccaattctccacctgttctacaatgcagaccTAATATCACCCATCACGTCGAAGGAGTAATAGTTGAACCACTCCTGAACGTTCATGTGCTGTCCGATTCGCTCTTCTATGGCGCTCATTAATTGCATGGTGTATGTTAAGACTCGTGGTTCGTATTCAGAGAGGGCTTGTTATAGTCAGGTGTTCTATTTTCTGTCTTCTCTTGTATATTGGAGGGTGGGCATACATTTTGAATTAAACGCCGGATCCCAAGCTTTCTGTCGACGGGAATTAACCTCTTTATCCCTCACAGTGAAGAGCGCAATGGGCGGCTCGAACATGGTGTAAAATGGCCCCTTTGAAACCGGGGCCTGCGAGCTATAGAGCTCCCGAACAGCCCGGGGCTCGACAATTGATAGTTCCGAAGGGCCTATATTCCAGATTAAAAATTAGTCAGGTACAAGCAATATGAATGCAAAAGAGCCAACTTCCCAATCGCACATAATCACCGTATTTCTCATGAAGCCGCTGAGTTTCCTCATACAGAGGCAGATTCCTGGCGGACAGCCACGTCACGAACAGGTTTGAGATACGAGCCATGAATGGGCCTGGAAAGGCTCCCAGGGGATGATAGAAGACTGTAGGCTAGAATGATTCCAAAGAAGCCCACCAGAGGGCACGATCCCAGGATGGCAATGCTGGAGATCGGGGCGAAAAGGATACCTGTCAGCGCGGTACTGAGGTAGCTGAATATCAGGTAGGGGGCCTTGCTATCCCATTCATTATGGCGATATACAAGGATATGAAGTAATATGCCGCTGATGATAGTGCCAAAGACTAGAGGTAGGGAGGAAAACAGAGGATCCCAGGACATGTTGATGATCCGGTTGATGATGAAGCTGAACACAATATCCCATATGGGAAGTGATATTGTGCTGATGCTTAAATAGATGTCTGAGAGGGAAGCAATGGCCGAGTGGCCTAATGACCTGTTTATTCTGGTAATAATCTATGCGTCTAAAAGACCGAGACATCGAACTTATTGTAATGCTGACTACTGGAAGTACATTATCTAATGATTGGATTCCAATCATACTAAGTGTCTCATCATGCAGCTTCTGATACTCAGCTCGAAACTAGCCGTCCATTAACTTGATAGTCCACAATGGTAAACACAGTATCTATTATACAGCTAACTGCAAAAATGGCGCACGGAACTTTtactctttttttctttagcCGGGCTCTAATCTAGAGAGAGGTAAGCTCAAACTTTACTAATACAGTAACCAACAGATTATTGATGGAAAGATAGGCATCTAGCCTGTCGTGTACTAGCGCAGTTATCGAGAAAGAATCTGTTGGAGTTCCTGTTTCGATATTGTCTTGATACCGTACCGGTACTGTATTGTTCTGTCACCCTGATCGCACTACTGCCGTGTTGGAACTATATCTGTTTCATGTATGTATATAAAAAAGCTTCAAAATCAGTGTATAGTACGATTCGGCGGCAGGCggcggccagctggccagctcggttacgttaactagttagttattaGGTATGCTGACTACAATATCCCCAAGACGTAGATCATTTTGGGAGGACCGCCGATGCTGACCATGAGACCAATTCGAAAATTGGAGAAGCTGTGCATCATATCTTCTGCCATCCGTGCTGCGGAGGCAGTGCCTTATTCGCCCAAAGGCAGAACAGCCAGCAATAACTACTTTGTGCCTTCCAATTCTGCCCAGGGTGTAGTCGCTTTTGTTGTTGTGGAAGGTAATCCGGGCCGTCGTGCTTTTCATCCAGGAATACCCGAGCTGCAACATATTCGGTGGTGATGGCGCAAATCCAGCCAACCGTGTATGCTTATAGATCGGGCATCATGAGAAGGTTGATATATGAACCGTTGGAGTGGGCAAGTTTCCTTGGGCGCTCAAATCAATTCGCATCGAGGTAGAATGTGCGGAGCTGAATTCAGCCTCACTTGCTCTGGTAACGCTGTGATCTATGA is from Aspergillus chevalieri M1 DNA, chromosome 8, nearly complete sequence and encodes:
- a CDS encoding uncharacterized protein (COG:P;~EggNog:ENOG410PM93;~InterPro:IPR018028,IPR011614,IPR024708,IPR024712, IPR037060,IPR020835;~SECRETED:SignalP(1-18);~go_function: GO:0004096 - catalase activity [Evidence IEA];~go_function: GO:0020037 - heme binding [Evidence IEA];~go_process: GO:0006979 - response to oxidative stress [Evidence IEA];~go_process: GO:0055114 - oxidation-reduction process [Evidence IEA]) gives rise to the protein MRALSLAIVNGAIGLANAACPYMTGELNARDTSSNDAAAATEEFLSQFYLNDNNTYMTTDVGGPIEDQNSLSVGERGPTLLEDFIFRQKIQRFDHERVPERAVHARGAGTHGTFTSYADWGNITAASFLGAEGKQTPMFVRFSTVAGSRGSTDLARDVHGFATRFYTDEGNFGASLFHFLLYQC
- a CDS encoding uncharacterized protein (COG:Q;~EggNog:ENOG410PHH6;~InterPro:IPR001128,IPR036396;~go_function: GO:0005506 - iron ion binding [Evidence IEA];~go_function: GO:0016705 - oxidoreductase activity, acting on paired donors, with incorporation or reduction of molecular oxygen [Evidence IEA];~go_function: GO:0020037 - heme binding [Evidence IEA];~go_process: GO:0055114 - oxidation-reduction process [Evidence IEA]); this translates as MARISNLFVTWLSARNLPLYEETQRLHEKYGDYVRLGSPSELSIVEPRAVRELYSSQAPVSKGPFYTMFEPPIALFTVRDKEVNSRRQKAWDPAFNSKSLSEYEPRVLTYTMQLMSAIEERIGQHMNVQEWFNYYSFDVMGDIRSAL